A window of the Acidobacteriota bacterium genome harbors these coding sequences:
- a CDS encoding tetratricopeptide repeat protein has translation MYQVIEFYQQNLQLARESGQRREEMSALASLGRAYDALHERNKAMEFYELALSIARELGDIRAERDALKRLNEPLNPLPQKKKPKSKAGAKKATRTRKASAKNSRRKTSATVKSAKKASAKASARDLVPSEQPSDSDKPELEE, from the coding sequence ATGTATCAGGTAATAGAATTCTATCAACAAAACCTTCAACTTGCGCGCGAATCAGGACAGCGGCGGGAAGAAATGAGTGCGCTTGCCAGTCTTGGGCGAGCCTACGATGCGCTGCACGAACGTAATAAAGCGATGGAATTTTACGAATTAGCGTTGAGCATCGCTCGCGAACTTGGTGACATCCGGGCCGAACGGGATGCCCTCAAGCGCCTCAATGAGCCTCTGAATCCGTTACCGCAAAAAAAGAAGCCCAAGTCTAAAGCAGGCGCGAAAAAAGCCACACGAACTCGCAAGGCAAGCGCAAAAAACAGCCGTCGCAAAACATCTGCTACCGTTAAATCGGCCAAGAAAGCTTCCGCAAAAGCCTCTGCCCGCGACCTCGTCCCTTCTGAACAACCGTCAGATTCCGACAAACCAGAGTTGGAAGAATAA
- a CDS encoding HYR domain-containing protein: MKFNRFQFAFLHKNLVLALAVVLTVAAASALFGHSVWSAKAASAANTFQNEQPSVGPGLPMVGSNSQKSGASNTKPGSLLFFPKYTSNNASPSNVNTIISLTNVNPRDGITLRLFFVRDCQVQTMFLNLAANQTRTLLASSEDPGKTGYLIASAVNSQGVPTQFNWLIGSASIVTGRDANGHEANYNAVSVAKRTGGAIPVLEGATEAEIKFNDTDYDRLPQLVALDRIDNQDPNAGEEPPVPADNTHVTLISPLANLAGGSQTLQVVAIAYDQSGRPYPQIVNATCGLEKGVTGIWTLPALNSFITPDRAGWGSFAASMDGVPVPLLGLTLNDGVTEKYRSARHMQALSRLDSFSMKMPIAIPPIAAADSISSNQADATGGSTGASEMKPGSLLVFPRFASGMYGDSRVYITNTHPTQKARVRVFFTGIADSTAVNETILVLFPNQTASIDPNELAPNQKGWVMATAIDNRYLPLNFNFLIGSARVKDQNGNTFGYTALAVAKNSAGTLPRNEDLQTATITFDDENYDRLFSTMAVAGLPSQVDNTTMLGYARPPASVLDPVNIRGSVQTTVFDESLSQNSATIGGIEVRVGLIRGNITGPPVTNTILKGHRGWMRLAPGSPIFAWTNGASTTPFAAQPESSSWTGGIGGGVTLHALTLTDTYQLKTLSTNPNNHAPTANFESIDYNTEARAQTGTIVRLDGRISTDPDVDDPLTYKWYDGETVISTAPVSDFRLGIGTHALKLVVTDGNALSSEPLIRLVDVRDTTPPVLSGIPSRITRTTGSNVGVTVNYSLPVAYDAVDGLVSVSSSKLPGAIFPIGTTTVIFTARDNSGNTSTASMDVEIKKGTATFPQSGGVAGNKLPAMNSLNDQYVIVGKPRMISLEASDFDGDPVIFSLLGAPSYARIDAMDPVARKATLLINPQQGDQSVATNTRIVLTDSKGGIYQTLPFRIQISDVENDETGSGKGPGDPGGGGDPGGGGGPGGGGGTNHAPVARMNQLPATIQATLKLGAVVHLDGSQSSDADLDPLTYVWKDGESTVAEGAIVDATLAVGIHSITLTVSDGKGGTNTTAPQQIEVLPRPLTITSATPARIPRFNTTTMTITGTGFNANTQVRFDCTSYCSGGSQITVNIVSIDEDQIVISARTTQNTPLGNRDAVVVNTTGSNAGSAKLSRSNYVSN; encoded by the coding sequence ATGAAATTCAATCGCTTTCAATTCGCCTTTCTTCACAAGAATCTCGTTTTGGCTTTGGCGGTAGTTCTAACTGTGGCGGCAGCATCCGCGTTGTTCGGCCACAGCGTTTGGTCGGCCAAAGCAGCCTCTGCTGCTAACACATTTCAAAATGAGCAACCGTCCGTTGGGCCGGGACTTCCGATGGTGGGATCGAATTCCCAGAAAAGCGGGGCGAGCAACACCAAACCCGGGAGCTTGCTATTCTTTCCCAAATACACCAGCAACAATGCAAGCCCAAGCAACGTCAATACGATCATTTCATTGACCAACGTCAATCCGCGGGACGGCATAACGTTGCGGCTGTTTTTCGTCCGCGATTGCCAAGTCCAAACCATGTTTCTAAATCTGGCCGCAAACCAAACGCGAACCTTGTTGGCCAGCAGCGAAGACCCTGGAAAGACGGGGTATCTGATCGCCAGCGCCGTTAATTCGCAAGGCGTTCCGACTCAGTTCAATTGGTTGATTGGCAGCGCCAGCATCGTCACTGGTCGTGACGCCAATGGCCACGAAGCGAATTACAACGCCGTCAGCGTCGCCAAACGAACCGGCGGAGCGATTCCGGTTCTGGAGGGCGCGACGGAAGCCGAGATTAAGTTCAACGACACGGATTATGATCGGTTGCCGCAATTGGTCGCACTGGATCGAATTGACAACCAGGATCCAAATGCAGGGGAAGAGCCTCCGGTTCCCGCGGATAACACCCATGTCACGTTGATCAGCCCTCTGGCCAATCTGGCAGGTGGATCGCAAACTCTGCAAGTGGTGGCGATTGCCTACGATCAGAGCGGCAGGCCCTACCCGCAAATCGTCAATGCGACCTGCGGATTGGAAAAGGGCGTCACGGGAATTTGGACGCTGCCCGCGTTGAACAGCTTCATCACGCCCGACCGCGCCGGTTGGGGCAGCTTTGCGGCGTCTATGGATGGCGTCCCGGTTCCGCTGCTGGGACTGACGCTGAATGATGGCGTGACTGAAAAGTACCGTAGCGCAAGACACATGCAGGCATTGAGCCGCCTGGATTCGTTCAGCATGAAAATGCCGATTGCGATTCCGCCCATTGCCGCTGCCGATTCCATTTCGTCAAACCAGGCGGATGCGACCGGCGGTTCGACCGGAGCCAGCGAAATGAAGCCGGGCAGTTTGTTGGTATTTCCGCGGTTTGCCAGCGGTATGTATGGCGATTCGCGCGTGTACATCACCAACACACACCCGACACAAAAAGCTCGCGTACGAGTCTTTTTCACGGGCATTGCGGATTCAACAGCGGTCAACGAAACGATTCTTGTTTTGTTTCCAAATCAAACGGCTTCCATTGATCCCAACGAACTGGCGCCAAATCAGAAAGGCTGGGTAATGGCGACGGCGATTGATAACCGCTATCTGCCACTCAACTTCAACTTCCTGATCGGCAGCGCACGCGTCAAGGATCAAAATGGGAATACGTTTGGTTACACAGCGCTGGCCGTAGCGAAAAACTCTGCGGGCACCCTCCCCCGCAACGAAGATTTGCAAACGGCAACCATTACCTTTGACGACGAAAATTATGACCGCCTGTTTTCGACAATGGCGGTGGCCGGATTGCCCAGCCAGGTGGACAACACCACAATGCTGGGGTATGCCCGCCCGCCCGCCAGCGTTCTTGATCCGGTCAACATTCGTGGCTCCGTGCAAACGACGGTCTTCGATGAGTCGCTTTCCCAAAACTCTGCGACCATCGGAGGCATTGAAGTCCGCGTTGGATTGATCCGTGGAAACATCACAGGCCCTCCGGTAACCAACACGATCCTGAAAGGTCATCGCGGATGGATGCGGCTGGCTCCGGGTTCACCAATTTTCGCCTGGACGAACGGAGCATCAACAACACCGTTTGCCGCTCAACCTGAAAGTTCCAGTTGGACGGGAGGCATCGGCGGCGGCGTAACGCTGCACGCGTTGACGTTGACAGATACATACCAGCTCAAGACGCTTTCGACCAATCCGAACAACCACGCGCCGACGGCCAACTTTGAATCCATTGATTACAACACCGAAGCGCGCGCGCAGACCGGAACGATCGTCCGATTGGACGGACGCATTTCCACCGATCCGGATGTTGACGATCCGCTGACTTACAAATGGTATGACGGCGAAACGGTGATTTCGACCGCGCCGGTTTCAGACTTCCGACTGGGCATCGGTACGCATGCGCTCAAGCTGGTGGTGACTGATGGAAACGCGCTTTCTTCGGAACCACTGATTCGATTGGTGGATGTGCGCGATACCACGCCGCCGGTCCTCAGCGGCATTCCCTCCAGGATCACGCGCACGACGGGGTCGAACGTAGGCGTGACTGTCAACTACTCGTTGCCGGTAGCTTATGACGCAGTGGACGGACTGGTTTCCGTGTCTTCGTCAAAACTGCCGGGGGCCATTTTCCCGATTGGCACGACCACGGTGATCTTCACTGCGCGCGATAATTCGGGCAACACCTCGACAGCCTCGATGGATGTCGAAATCAAAAAGGGCACTGCCACTTTCCCGCAATCCGGCGGCGTCGCAGGCAATAAATTGCCCGCCATGAACAGCCTCAACGATCAATATGTCATTGTCGGCAAACCGCGCATGATTTCGCTGGAAGCCAGCGATTTCGACGGTGACCCTGTAATTTTCTCGCTGCTCGGAGCGCCGTCGTATGCGCGAATTGACGCGATGGATCCTGTGGCGCGCAAAGCGACCTTGCTGATCAATCCGCAGCAAGGCGATCAGTCCGTCGCAACCAACACCCGCATCGTTCTGACGGACAGCAAAGGCGGCATTTACCAAACCTTGCCGTTCCGCATTCAGATCAGCGATGTCGAAAACGATGAAACCGGCAGTGGTAAAGGCCCAGGCGACCCCGGCGGTGGTGGTGACCCCGGCGGCGGCGGCGGCCCTGGCGGCGGTGGCGGCACTAATCACGCGCCTGTAGCCAGAATGAACCAACTGCCCGCGACCATTCAGGCGACGCTCAAACTAGGCGCGGTTGTCCATCTGGACGGTTCGCAATCCAGTGACGCCGATCTTGATCCGCTGACTTACGTTTGGAAAGATGGCGAGTCAACCGTTGCCGAGGGCGCAATTGTGGACGCCACGTTGGCAGTTGGAATCCATTCGATCACTTTGACTGTTTCGGACGGCAAGGGCGGCACGAACACCACTGCGCCGCAACAAATCGAAGTCCTGCCGCGTCCATTGACCATCACCAGCGCGACTCCGGCAAGGATCCCTCGCTTCAACACGACAACCATGACCATCACCGGCACCGGCTTCAATGCCAACACGCAGGTGCGGTTTGATTGCACGTCGTATTGCAGTGGCGGTTCTCAGATCACGGTGAACATTGTCAGCATTGATGAAGATCAAATCGTCATCAGCGCCAGGACAACGCAAAACACGCCGCTGGGAAACCGCGACGCAGTTGTCGTCAACACGACCGGTTCCAACGCCGGATCGGCCAAACTGTCTCGCAGCAATTACGTATCGAACTAA
- a CDS encoding sigma-70 family RNA polymerase sigma factor, which produces MAPSESHDVTQLLNEWRNGNQQALEQLTPLVYGELRRLAGRFLRREREGHTLNATALINEAYLQLMGQQADWQNRAHFIGVAAHLMRNILVDHARAHAAAKRGGGEQPLPLNEARKVSNQTSPDVLALDEALKDLAKHDERKCRIIELRYFGGLSMEEIAEVTGLSIATLRRDLRMAEAWLGRQLHR; this is translated from the coding sequence ATGGCACCATCCGAATCGCACGATGTGACACAGTTGCTCAACGAGTGGCGCAATGGAAACCAGCAGGCACTGGAACAATTGACGCCGCTGGTGTACGGCGAATTGCGACGGCTCGCAGGGCGTTTTCTTCGCCGCGAACGCGAAGGCCACACGTTGAATGCCACGGCCCTGATCAACGAGGCCTATTTGCAACTGATGGGACAGCAAGCGGATTGGCAAAATCGCGCGCATTTCATCGGCGTGGCGGCGCATTTGATGCGGAACATTCTGGTGGATCATGCGCGCGCTCACGCCGCAGCCAAACGCGGCGGCGGTGAACAGCCGCTTCCTTTGAACGAAGCGCGTAAGGTCTCCAACCAGACTTCGCCTGATGTGCTGGCGCTGGATGAAGCCTTGAAAGACCTGGCCAAACACGACGAACGCAAATGCCGCATCATCGAGCTTCGTTACTTCGGCGGCTTGAGTATGGAAGAAATCGCCGAAGTCACAGGTTTATCCATTGCCACGCTCCGCCGCGATTTGCGTATGGCTGAAGCCTGGCTGGGACGACAACTTCACCGGTAG
- a CDS encoding serine/threonine protein kinase: protein MTPERWRQIKDLATAACSLTVEERTALLNQSCAEDLTTRLGVEALITFHEQATRKLGRFTTRLTDQLPATQDVWLQIERLFQSAVDLAPEKRAAFLDKACNGDEVLRQEVEALVVYQEAAGGAIQAAIHDAAELLAMAPTGFLAKSRFAPGALLAGRYRIVGQLGKGGMGEVYRADDLKLGQSVALKFLTAQLSNDKAMLARFLGEVRTARQVTHPNVCRVHDIGEIQTETGTHHFLSMEYIDGEDLSSLLRRIGRLPSDKAVEISNQLCAGLAAAHDAGILHRDLKPANVMIDGRGKVRITDFGLAGLAEQFRGQEVMSGTPAYMSPEQLAGKEVTTRSDIYALGLVIYEIFTGKRVFDASTLDDLRRLHEHSAPTNPSLHVKEIDPQVETLILRCLAKDPADRPASAIQVAAALPGNDPLAAALAAGETPSPEMVAAAPKSGSLRPAVAIACLLTTLAVVAFLLLTATRVLLHENVPLQKSPEVLAERAQSLSRQFGYSVTPVDAAHGFELDQNFWEYAFQTQAPAGYWQRTKTGQPLTLYFWYRQSPRYLTAWRYFSGYVSLADPPMDAPGMVGMILDPRGRLVEFQAVPPQVISTESAVAQPDWKPLFTEAGLDFAKFTTTSPQWTPPGFADQQVAWQGRHPDHADVPIRVEAAAWRGQPVYFRLVAPWDKARRQEATVSSASQKAGNVLMTLIFVAMIAGALLLARRNLWQGRGDRKSANKLAAMIFALSFFGKLLGAHHVPSNSEFRILFDSAAASLLYAALSWLCYLALEPAVRRYWPKLLISWTRFLAGDFRDPMVGRDVLLGGMFGLIGHPLIIWAGRLIALRLGRGLGLATELNPLTLGGTRHLLAHFLLSLPEAGFTGLGCLLMLLLIYLIVRREWLAALASWLLFYAFLLLFFTTSWPQGLLYSIEAAAVVITVSRFGLLASISYFLFFALCFQYPMTLNLSNWYAGSSLFALFVLLGLSSYGFYTSLGGQKLFAGELLEE from the coding sequence ATGACACCCGAACGTTGGCGACAGATCAAAGACCTGGCAACGGCAGCTTGTTCGCTGACCGTGGAAGAGCGAACAGCCTTGCTGAATCAATCCTGTGCGGAAGATTTGACAACCCGACTCGGCGTCGAAGCGCTGATCACCTTTCACGAACAGGCGACGCGAAAACTTGGCAGATTCACGACGCGGCTGACGGATCAATTGCCCGCGACACAAGACGTGTGGCTGCAAATTGAACGACTATTTCAATCCGCGGTGGACCTTGCGCCGGAAAAGCGCGCGGCGTTTTTGGACAAAGCCTGCAACGGCGACGAAGTCTTGCGCCAGGAAGTCGAAGCGTTGGTCGTTTACCAGGAAGCCGCTGGCGGCGCGATTCAGGCCGCAATTCACGATGCCGCTGAATTGTTGGCAATGGCTCCGACAGGCTTTCTGGCAAAATCGCGCTTTGCGCCAGGCGCATTGCTGGCAGGGCGGTATCGCATCGTTGGCCAACTTGGCAAAGGCGGCATGGGTGAAGTGTATCGCGCCGACGATTTGAAGCTTGGCCAATCGGTCGCGCTGAAATTCCTCACCGCCCAACTATCGAACGACAAAGCGATGCTGGCGCGTTTTCTGGGTGAAGTTCGCACCGCGCGGCAAGTCACACATCCGAACGTTTGCCGCGTTCACGACATTGGCGAAATCCAGACTGAAACTGGCACGCATCACTTCCTTTCGATGGAATACATTGATGGCGAAGACCTCTCTTCCCTGCTGCGTCGCATCGGCCGATTGCCATCTGATAAAGCCGTTGAAATTTCCAACCAGCTTTGCGCAGGACTCGCCGCCGCGCACGATGCAGGAATTTTGCACCGCGATTTGAAACCGGCGAACGTGATGATTGACGGACGCGGCAAGGTCCGCATCACCGATTTCGGGTTGGCCGGATTGGCTGAACAGTTTCGCGGCCAGGAAGTGATGTCGGGAACTCCGGCGTATATGTCGCCTGAACAGCTTGCCGGTAAAGAGGTCACCACGCGCAGCGACATTTACGCGCTGGGGCTGGTAATTTACGAAATCTTCACCGGCAAACGCGTTTTTGACGCTTCGACGCTCGACGATTTGCGCCGTTTGCACGAACACAGCGCGCCGACCAATCCCTCGCTGCACGTTAAGGAAATTGACCCGCAAGTTGAAACATTGATCTTGCGCTGTCTGGCCAAAGACCCGGCGGATCGCCCCGCCTCGGCAATTCAGGTCGCAGCCGCATTGCCAGGGAACGACCCGCTGGCAGCAGCGCTGGCCGCCGGAGAAACGCCTTCGCCGGAAATGGTCGCCGCTGCGCCAAAATCCGGCAGCTTGCGTCCGGCAGTCGCCATTGCCTGTTTGTTGACGACGCTGGCGGTGGTGGCGTTTTTGTTGCTGACAGCAACGCGCGTTTTGCTGCACGAAAATGTGCCGCTACAAAAATCGCCGGAAGTGTTGGCCGAACGCGCGCAAAGCTTGAGCCGCCAATTCGGTTACAGCGTCACACCTGTTGATGCGGCGCACGGCTTCGAACTGGATCAGAACTTTTGGGAATACGCCTTCCAGACACAGGCTCCGGCGGGATATTGGCAACGCACCAAGACCGGCCAACCACTGACGCTCTATTTTTGGTATCGCCAAAGCCCGCGTTACCTGACTGCCTGGCGTTATTTTTCCGGCTACGTGTCGCTGGCTGATCCGCCGATGGATGCTCCCGGAATGGTCGGCATGATTCTTGATCCGCGGGGGCGACTGGTGGAGTTTCAAGCTGTTCCGCCGCAGGTGATTTCCACTGAAAGCGCAGTTGCACAGCCGGACTGGAAACCGCTCTTTACCGAAGCCGGATTGGATTTTGCGAAGTTCACGACGACCAGTCCGCAATGGACGCCTCCCGGTTTTGCCGATCAGCAAGTCGCCTGGCAAGGGCGACATCCCGATCACGCTGATGTTCCGATTCGCGTCGAAGCCGCAGCCTGGCGCGGCCAACCAGTTTATTTCCGCCTCGTCGCGCCCTGGGATAAAGCGCGGCGGCAAGAAGCGACTGTATCCAGCGCCAGTCAAAAAGCTGGAAACGTCCTGATGACGCTCATTTTTGTGGCAATGATTGCCGGAGCATTATTGCTGGCGCGGCGCAACCTGTGGCAGGGCCGAGGCGACCGCAAAAGCGCAAACAAGCTGGCAGCGATGATCTTCGCGCTAAGCTTCTTCGGCAAATTACTCGGTGCGCATCACGTACCGAGTAACAGCGAATTCCGAATCCTGTTTGATTCCGCCGCCGCTTCGCTGCTTTACGCCGCGCTGTCCTGGCTCTGTTACTTGGCGCTGGAACCAGCCGTGCGCCGCTACTGGCCGAAGCTGCTGATTTCATGGACACGATTCCTGGCGGGCGATTTCCGCGACCCAATGGTGGGGCGCGATGTGCTGCTGGGCGGAATGTTCGGGCTGATTGGCCATCCATTGATTATCTGGGCTGGCCGTTTGATTGCTTTGCGCCTTGGGCGTGGTCTTGGACTTGCGACTGAACTGAATCCGCTGACGCTTGGCGGAACTCGCCACTTGCTGGCGCACTTCCTGCTCAGCCTACCAGAAGCGGGTTTTACTGGGTTGGGGTGTTTATTGATGCTTTTACTGATTTACCTGATCGTGCGCCGGGAATGGTTGGCGGCGCTCGCAAGCTGGTTGCTCTTTTACGCCTTCCTGCTGCTGTTTTTCACGACCTCCTGGCCGCAAGGCTTGCTGTATTCGATTGAAGCAGCGGCGGTCGTCATCACGGTTTCGCGGTTCGGGCTGCTCGCTTCCATAAGTTACTTTTTGTTTTTCGCCCTATGTTTTCAATACCCGATGACGCTGAACCTGTCGAACTGGTACGCGGGCAGTTCGCTCTTTGCTCTTTTCGTGCTGCTTGGGCTGAGCAGCTATGGGTTTTACACCTCGCTGGGCGGGCAGAAGCTGTTTGCGGGAGAGCTGCTGGAGGAATGA
- a CDS encoding serine/threonine protein kinase encodes MTPERWQQIKILVNSALERSAEDRSATLQQSCAEDVSLRRGAEALLSFHEQATRNLANAPALNAAKLSSAGTMSPERWQQVEQLFQSALELPAAERAAFLAKACGDDRELRQEVEALLVFQTGMSGVIQGAVEQAAGLLDHSSAKARFAAGMTLNKRYRIIGLLGRGGMGEVYRADDLKLGHPVALKFLTEKLSQDKAMLARFHGEVAMAHRVTHPNVCRVHDIGEVTTSSGKLHFLSMEYVDGEDLSSLLRRIGRLPADKAVEIANQLCAGLAAAHEAGVLHRDLKPANVMLDGKGRVRITDFGLAGFAEQIRNEEVFAGTPAYMSPEQFAGKEVTTKSDIYALGLVLYEIFTGKRVFEAGSLAELQQMHESSAPTNPSNWVKDIDPLVERVILRCLEKDPSKRLASAKQVADALPGGDPLAAALAMGETPSPEMVAAAPLEGTLRPAVAVACLAAVLVGLALIVLLAGQKYMTRNGPLEKSPEVLSERASEIASQLGYTAPPVDKAWGFGQDFSYKQYVAEHDATVNRWDKLRMGEPSAIYFWYRQSPRYLLPYNPGPVQPDDPPLLTSGAVDLTLDPRGRLRGFQAVPPQLDEATDAAPAPDYTLLFALAGLDITKFTPTVSKWLPPVNSDHRAAWEGVFPYQAQLPLRIEAASYRGRPVYFQMIAPWDKPSRMGTDQQAVIINPWMILTSLMTLAGVLVAHRNLRLGRGDRKGAFRLALYFFALTMLSYFVASHHTPTGAEFNRYFTNIALASFYATSVWLLYLALEPYVRRRWPHRIIAWSRLLAGHFRDPLVGREFLVGSLFAVGLVLLLFPIGLIRKWLGLLERQPLGVVPQTLHGLRGLAEAFVNAHGSMLIWSLWLLLILLFLSRVLRRKWLLVSATWLLFTFIFGLQFRITNAEGWVFVGLLNVCWITLQMRFGLLATTVFFTNVILLVTFPVTSDFSAWYAEGTFFVLGVFLITSGYGFYTSLGGQKVFAGKLLEE; translated from the coding sequence ATGACTCCCGAACGCTGGCAACAAATCAAAATCCTTGTGAACTCAGCTTTAGAACGAAGCGCAGAAGACCGCTCGGCCACTTTGCAGCAATCGTGCGCCGAGGATGTATCGCTGCGCCGGGGCGCGGAAGCCTTGCTCTCGTTCCACGAACAAGCGACGCGCAATCTGGCCAATGCGCCTGCCCTCAACGCTGCGAAGCTCAGTTCCGCAGGCACGATGTCGCCCGAACGCTGGCAACAGGTCGAGCAACTTTTTCAGTCGGCATTGGAGCTTCCAGCCGCCGAGCGCGCCGCGTTTCTGGCCAAGGCTTGCGGCGACGACAGGGAGTTGCGCCAAGAGGTCGAAGCTTTGCTGGTATTTCAAACCGGAATGAGTGGCGTGATTCAAGGCGCGGTCGAGCAAGCCGCCGGATTGTTGGATCACTCATCTGCCAAAGCTCGATTCGCGGCGGGCATGACGCTTAACAAACGCTATCGAATTATCGGCTTGCTGGGTCGTGGCGGGATGGGCGAAGTCTATCGCGCCGATGATTTGAAACTCGGCCATCCGGTCGCGCTGAAGTTCCTGACTGAAAAGCTATCGCAGGACAAAGCGATGCTCGCCCGCTTTCATGGCGAAGTGGCAATGGCGCATCGCGTGACGCATCCAAACGTTTGCCGCGTCCACGACATCGGCGAGGTGACAACTTCCTCCGGCAAGCTGCACTTTCTTTCGATGGAGTACGTGGACGGCGAAGACCTGTCTTCCCTGCTGCGGCGCATAGGGCGCTTGCCTGCGGACAAAGCCGTCGAAATCGCCAACCAGCTTTGCGCGGGATTGGCCGCCGCGCACGAAGCGGGCGTTCTGCATCGAGACTTGAAACCGGCGAACGTCATGCTGGACGGCAAAGGCCGCGTCCGCATCACCGATTTTGGCTTGGCCGGATTTGCTGAACAGATTCGCAACGAAGAAGTCTTTGCTGGGACTCCTGCCTACATGTCGCCGGAACAATTTGCGGGCAAAGAGGTGACGACGAAGAGCGACATTTACGCGCTGGGTTTGGTGCTCTACGAAATCTTCACGGGCAAGCGCGTGTTTGAAGCAGGTTCGCTGGCCGAATTGCAGCAGATGCACGAGAGCAGTGCGCCGACCAATCCATCGAATTGGGTGAAAGACATTGACCCGCTGGTCGAGCGCGTGATCCTGCGCTGTCTGGAAAAAGACCCGTCGAAGCGCCTGGCTTCGGCCAAACAAGTGGCGGATGCGTTGCCGGGCGGCGATCCGCTGGCGGCGGCGCTGGCAATGGGCGAGACGCCTTCGCCGGAGATGGTGGCCGCCGCGCCGCTGGAAGGTACGTTGCGACCGGCAGTCGCCGTGGCGTGTCTGGCGGCGGTGCTGGTCGGGCTGGCGCTGATTGTGCTACTGGCGGGCCAAAAGTACATGACCAGAAATGGGCCTTTGGAAAAGTCTCCTGAAGTGCTGAGCGAACGCGCGAGCGAGATTGCCAGCCAGCTCGGTTACACAGCGCCACCGGTGGATAAGGCTTGGGGATTTGGTCAGGACTTTAGTTATAAGCAATACGTGGCGGAGCATGATGCAACAGTGAATCGGTGGGACAAATTAAGAATGGGCGAGCCTTCAGCAATTTATTTCTGGTATCGCCAAAGTCCACGTTATCTGTTGCCGTATAACCCTGGGCCTGTGCAACCCGACGATCCGCCGTTGCTGACATCTGGCGCAGTAGATTTAACCCTCGACCCTCGTGGCCGGTTGCGCGGTTTTCAGGCTGTGCCACCCCAATTGGATGAGGCCACGGACGCAGCGCCTGCTCCCGATTACACGCTGCTTTTTGCTTTGGCTGGCCTGGACATCACGAAATTTACGCCGACTGTGTCCAAGTGGCTGCCACCGGTCAACAGTGATCATCGCGCGGCCTGGGAGGGCGTTTTCCCCTATCAAGCGCAACTACCGCTTCGCATTGAGGCGGCATCTTATCGTGGCCGGCCAGTTTATTTTCAAATGATTGCTCCCTGGGATAAACCCAGTCGCATGGGAACAGATCAGCAGGCAGTCATAATCAATCCCTGGATGATTTTAACTAGCCTGATGACACTGGCAGGCGTGCTGGTCGCCCATCGCAATTTGCGTCTTGGGCGCGGAGATCGCAAAGGTGCGTTCCGTCTGGCTCTCTACTTTTTTGCGCTAACGATGCTGTCTTATTTCGTCGCGTCTCATCACACTCCTACTGGCGCCGAGTTCAATCGTTACTTTACTAACATCGCTCTTGCTTCGTTTTACGCAACCAGCGTTTGGCTGCTTTACCTGGCGCTCGAACCATACGTGCGTCGCCGCTGGCCGCACCGCATCATCGCCTGGAGCCGGTTGCTGGCCGGACATTTTCGCGATCCACTGGTCGGACGAGAGTTCCTGGTGGGCAGCCTATTTGCAGTTGGCCTTGTTTTACTCCTTTTTCCTATCGGCCTGATAAGGAAATGGCTTGGGTTACTGGAACGTCAGCCCCTCGGAGTAGTCCCACAGACTCTGCACGGACTGCGTGGATTGGCAGAGGCATTTGTGAATGCGCACGGATCCATGCTCATCTGGTCTTTGTGGTTACTACTTATCTTACTCTTTCTATCTCGCGTGCTGCGCAGGAAGTGGCTGCTGGTTAGTGCAACTTGGCTACTCTTCACCTTTATTTTCGGACTACAGTTTCGCATCACAAATGCAGAAGGCTGGGTCTTTGTTGGCTTGCTCAACGTTTGCTGGATCACCCTCCAGATGCGCTTTGGGCTGCTGGCGACGACTGTCTTTTTTACCAACGTTATTCTACTTGTGACTTTCCCGGTTACATCCGATTTTTCGGCCTGGTATGCGGAAGGAACCTTTTTCGTCCTCGGCGTCTTTCTGATCACTTCCGGCTATGGCTTCTACACCTCGCTGGGCGGGCAGAAGGTGTTCGCGGGGAAGCTGCTGGAAGAGTGA